In Anseongella ginsenosidimutans, one genomic interval encodes:
- a CDS encoding response regulator, with the protein MTELDDTRDILLAEDDLDDVEIFEMALQELDFPYIMRHAANGDILFILLKERLPYILFLDIRMPCKDGIACITEIRKNRDYDQLPVIMYTSQQSKKVVDHCFRSGANLYLEKTHTIRELTEKLRKIFAIDWKNYLHYPPQNQFIMT; encoded by the coding sequence ATGACTGAATTAGACGATACAAGGGATATCCTGCTCGCAGAAGACGACCTGGACGATGTTGAAATATTTGAAATGGCCCTGCAGGAACTTGACTTTCCATACATTATGAGGCATGCCGCCAACGGGGATATTCTTTTTATTCTCCTTAAAGAAAGACTTCCCTATATCCTGTTCCTCGATATCCGGATGCCTTGTAAGGACGGGATTGCTTGCATTACTGAAATAAGAAAAAACAGGGACTACGATCAGCTTCCCGTGATTATGTATACCTCCCAGCAGTCAAAGAAGGTGGTGGATCATTGTTTCAGAAGCGGCGCTAATTTATACCTTGAAAAGACGCATACGATCCGGGAACTCACGGAAAAGCTTAGAAAGATATTTGCTATCGACTGGAAAAACTATCTGCATTATCCGCCGCAAAATCAGTTTATCATGACGTGA
- a CDS encoding DinB family protein: METKTASTRTEGLLVLFDMHTTFFPRAIEGISEEDAYNRLNTKANHVAWLAGSAVQQRYLMVSETQPGLRQTGEELFKDNKGIQEGAKYPTIADYVKDWEKVSPAAREALISIDDEKLDSEIDMGFMKMSHYDLLSFTIYREANIIGQLALWRRLLDYPALKYD; encoded by the coding sequence ATGGAAACTAAAACAGCAAGTACCAGGACGGAAGGCTTACTCGTATTATTCGATATGCACACCACGTTTTTTCCACGGGCAATTGAGGGGATTTCGGAAGAGGACGCGTATAATCGCTTAAACACAAAAGCGAATCATGTTGCCTGGCTTGCCGGCTCGGCAGTACAGCAGCGGTACCTGATGGTATCGGAAACACAGCCCGGGCTCAGGCAAACCGGCGAAGAGCTTTTCAAGGATAACAAAGGAATTCAGGAAGGCGCAAAATACCCTACGATCGCTGATTATGTAAAGGACTGGGAAAAGGTCAGTCCGGCGGCAAGGGAAGCCCTTATAAGCATTGATGATGAAAAATTGGATAGTGAAATCGATATGGGCTTTATGAAAATGAGCCATTACGATCTCCTGTCTTTTACCATTTACCGGGAAGCCAATATTATCGGCCAGCTTGCTTTATGGCGCAGACTGCTGGACTATCCTGCATTAAAATACGATTAA